A genome region from Streptomyces antimycoticus includes the following:
- the glgX gene encoding glycogen debranching protein GlgX: MQVWPGQAYPLGATYDGAGTNFAVFSEAAVRIELCLLHDDGSETAVELRESDAFVRHAYLPGIMPGQRYGFRAHGPYEPESGHRCNSAKLLLDPYAKAISGRIGWGEEVYGYHFGRPDKRNDLDSAPHTMASVVVNPYFDWGDDRPPRTDYHRTVIYEAHVKGLTMRHPRLPEELRGTYAALAHPAIIEHLTELGVTTLELMPVHQFVHDHRLADAGLANYWGYNTIGFFAPHNAYASWGDRGQQVLEFKSAVRALHQAGIEVILDVVYNHTAEGNHLGPTLSFRGLDNASYYRLTEDRRYYMDTTGTGNSLLMRSPHVLQLIMDSLRYWVTEMHVDGFRFDLAATLARQFHEVDRLSSFFDLVQQDPVVSQVKLIAEPWDVGEGGYQVGNFPPLWTEWNGKFRDTVRDLWRGEPRTLAEFASRLTGSSDLYQGDGRRPLASVNFVTCHDGFTLRDLVSYDEKHNEANGESNQDGESYNRSWNCGVEGETDDPAVRTLRERQMRNFVATLMLSQGVPMLSHGDEFGRTQGGNNNAYCQDNEVSWVRWPDHVKGQDGEWEDRSALELLRFTRSLVWLRRDHPVFRRRRFFHGRPVEGTHDELSDIAWFTHEGEEMIPRDWQAAHAKSLAVFLNGSAISEPGVRGERITDDSFLLLFNAHHEPLDFVVPIDHGKQWQVIVDTAVPEGVEPGSGAKVAAGDVLTLVDRSLMVLQRPA; the protein is encoded by the coding sequence ATGCAGGTCTGGCCGGGGCAGGCTTACCCCCTTGGCGCCACGTACGACGGCGCCGGAACCAACTTCGCGGTGTTCTCCGAGGCCGCCGTCCGCATCGAGCTGTGCCTCCTGCACGACGACGGCTCGGAGACGGCGGTCGAGCTGCGGGAGTCCGACGCGTTCGTACGCCACGCCTATCTGCCGGGGATCATGCCGGGGCAGCGCTACGGCTTCCGGGCCCACGGCCCGTACGAGCCGGAGTCCGGCCACCGCTGCAATTCCGCCAAGCTGCTGCTGGATCCGTACGCCAAGGCGATCAGCGGGCGGATCGGCTGGGGCGAGGAGGTCTACGGCTACCACTTCGGGCGGCCCGACAAGCGCAATGACCTCGACTCCGCCCCGCACACCATGGCGTCGGTCGTGGTCAATCCGTACTTCGACTGGGGGGACGACCGCCCGCCGCGCACCGACTACCACCGCACGGTCATCTACGAGGCGCATGTCAAGGGGCTGACCATGCGCCATCCCCGGCTGCCGGAGGAGCTGCGCGGGACCTACGCGGCGCTCGCCCATCCGGCGATCATCGAACATCTGACGGAGCTGGGCGTCACCACGCTGGAACTGATGCCCGTGCACCAGTTCGTCCACGACCACCGGCTGGCCGACGCGGGTCTTGCCAACTACTGGGGCTACAACACCATCGGCTTCTTCGCCCCGCACAACGCCTACGCCTCCTGGGGCGACCGGGGCCAGCAGGTGCTGGAGTTCAAATCGGCCGTCCGGGCGCTGCACCAGGCGGGCATCGAGGTCATCCTGGACGTGGTCTACAACCACACGGCCGAGGGCAACCACCTGGGGCCCACGCTCTCCTTCCGGGGCCTGGACAACGCCTCGTACTACCGGCTGACCGAGGACCGCCGGTACTACATGGACACCACCGGCACCGGGAACTCCCTGCTGATGCGCTCCCCGCACGTACTGCAGCTGATCATGGACTCGCTGCGCTACTGGGTGACCGAGATGCATGTGGACGGCTTCCGCTTCGATCTGGCGGCGACGCTGGCCCGGCAGTTCCACGAGGTGGACCGGCTGTCGTCGTTCTTCGATCTGGTCCAGCAGGATCCGGTGGTGAGCCAGGTGAAGCTGATCGCCGAACCCTGGGACGTCGGCGAGGGCGGCTATCAGGTCGGCAACTTCCCGCCCCTGTGGACCGAATGGAACGGCAAGTTCCGGGACACCGTGCGGGATCTGTGGCGCGGTGAGCCGAGGACGCTGGCCGAGTTCGCCTCCCGGCTGACCGGCTCCTCCGACCTCTACCAGGGCGACGGGCGGCGCCCGCTGGCCTCGGTCAACTTCGTCACCTGCCATGACGGCTTCACCCTGCGCGACCTGGTGAGCTACGACGAGAAGCACAACGAGGCCAACGGCGAGTCCAACCAGGACGGCGAGAGCTACAACCGGTCCTGGAACTGCGGGGTCGAGGGCGAGACCGACGATCCGGCGGTGCGGACGCTGCGCGAGCGCCAGATGCGCAACTTCGTCGCGACCCTGATGCTCTCCCAGGGCGTGCCGATGCTCAGCCACGGCGATGAGTTCGGGCGCACCCAGGGCGGCAACAACAACGCGTACTGCCAGGACAACGAGGTGTCCTGGGTGCGGTGGCCGGATCACGTCAAGGGGCAGGACGGCGAGTGGGAGGACCGCTCGGCACTGGAGCTGCTGCGCTTCACCCGCTCGCTGGTGTGGCTGCGCCGCGACCATCCGGTCTTCCGGCGCCGCCGCTTCTTCCACGGACGGCCGGTGGAGGGCACCCATGACGAGCTGTCGGACATCGCCTGGTTCACCCATGAGGGCGAGGAGATGATCCCGCGCGACTGGCAGGCGGCGCATGCCAAGTCCCTCGCGGTCTTCCTCAACGGCAGCGCGATCTCCGAACCGGGGGTGCGTGGTGAGCGGATCACCGATGACTCGTTTCTGCTGCTGTTCAACGCGCACCATGAGCCGCTGGACTTCGTCGTGCCCATCGACCACGGCAAGCAGTGGCAGGTCATCGTGGACACGGCGGTGCCGGAGGGCGTGGAGCCGGGCAGCGGGGCGAAGGTGGCGGCGGGCGATGTGCTGACCCTGGTCGACCGGAGCCTGATGGTGCTGCAGCGGCCCGCCTAG
- the msrB gene encoding peptide-methionine (R)-S-oxide reductase MsrB, translating into MAYDIDKPEEQWRAELTPQEYHVLREAGTERAFTGEYTDTKTVGVYSCRACGAELFRSETKFESHCGWPSFYDPADSSAVELLEDRSHGMARTEVRCTRCGSHLGHVFSGEGYPTPTDQRYCINSISLRLTPEEG; encoded by the coding sequence ATGGCGTACGACATCGACAAGCCGGAGGAGCAGTGGCGCGCCGAGCTGACCCCGCAGGAGTACCACGTCCTGCGGGAAGCCGGCACCGAGCGTGCCTTCACCGGTGAGTACACCGATACCAAGACGGTCGGCGTCTACTCCTGCCGGGCGTGCGGAGCGGAGCTCTTCCGCTCGGAGACGAAGTTCGAGAGCCACTGCGGCTGGCCGTCGTTCTACGACCCGGCGGACAGCTCGGCCGTCGAACTGCTGGAGGACCGCTCGCACGGCATGGCCCGCACCGAGGTGCGGTGCACCCGCTGCGGCTCCCACCTCGGCCATGTCTTCTCCGGCGAGGGCTACCCCACCCCGACCGACCAGCGCTACTGCATCAACTCCATCTCGCTGCGGCTGACCCCCGAGGAGGGCTGA
- a CDS encoding copper amine oxidase → MPESRLRRARARVAAAIGASVLLGTVAVAAGPVGTAQAAPQSPAAADCSTPYKIEQKLDGGTTWRMCWHYESKAGLVLDKVSYQPKGESAPIKVLTSAKLGQIHVPYDDGSNEYDDLTGQGFAQGLQQLDPAECPGGTIKTVRVPDAWDPEHPNVKGLCATTRARGHAYRMGTGGFGAGEDNKVYQLQGKDLLVYTVNQVGWYEYITEWRFAGDGTMTMQVGATGTLSPMDYDAGDGRGWPIGKGAKDYATSHAHNVFWRLNFGLDGSPKSKVEQYDSKTTATSGQIPKTKTTRTKVTKELAGDAAPARWWRVVSSAGKNKDGHPRSYEIVPGHTTKYQGRSFTKHDVYFTEYNKCEQFASNNLRNCGAGAGKSVDKWVNGQTLKHPIVWVNIGFHHIARDEDQEPMPLHWQGFQLSPRDVTAMNPLTPPALSGHNGHTEEER, encoded by the coding sequence ATGCCTGAAAGCAGGCTCCGCCGCGCCCGTGCCCGGGTCGCGGCGGCCATCGGCGCCTCGGTGCTGCTCGGCACCGTGGCGGTCGCCGCCGGGCCGGTCGGCACCGCCCAGGCGGCCCCGCAGAGCCCGGCCGCGGCGGATTGCAGCACCCCGTACAAAATCGAGCAGAAGCTGGACGGCGGCACCACCTGGCGGATGTGCTGGCACTACGAGAGCAAGGCCGGGCTGGTGCTCGACAAGGTCTCGTACCAGCCCAAGGGCGAAAGCGCCCCGATCAAGGTGCTGACCTCGGCCAAGCTGGGCCAGATCCATGTGCCGTACGACGACGGCAGCAATGAGTACGACGACCTCACCGGGCAGGGCTTCGCCCAGGGGCTGCAGCAGCTCGACCCGGCCGAATGCCCCGGCGGCACCATCAAGACCGTGCGGGTGCCCGACGCCTGGGACCCCGAGCATCCGAATGTGAAGGGCCTGTGCGCCACCACCCGGGCCCGCGGCCACGCCTACCGCATGGGCACGGGGGGCTTCGGAGCCGGCGAGGACAACAAGGTCTACCAGCTTCAGGGCAAGGACCTGCTGGTCTACACCGTCAACCAGGTCGGCTGGTACGAGTACATCACCGAGTGGCGGTTCGCCGGTGACGGCACCATGACCATGCAGGTCGGCGCCACCGGCACGCTCTCCCCGATGGACTACGACGCGGGCGACGGCCGCGGCTGGCCCATCGGCAAGGGCGCCAAGGACTACGCCACCAGCCACGCCCACAACGTCTTCTGGCGGCTGAACTTCGGGCTCGACGGCTCGCCCAAGAGCAAGGTCGAGCAGTACGACTCCAAGACCACCGCGACCTCGGGGCAGATCCCGAAGACCAAGACCACCCGCACCAAGGTCACCAAGGAGCTGGCGGGTGACGCGGCGCCGGCGCGGTGGTGGCGCGTGGTCAGCTCGGCGGGCAAGAACAAGGACGGTCATCCGCGCAGCTACGAGATCGTCCCCGGCCACACCACCAAGTACCAGGGCCGTAGTTTCACCAAACACGACGTCTACTTCACCGAGTACAACAAGTGTGAGCAGTTCGCCAGCAACAATCTGCGCAACTGCGGCGCCGGGGCGGGCAAGAGCGTCGACAAGTGGGTCAATGGCCAGACCCTCAAACACCCGATCGTATGGGTCAACATCGGGTTCCATCACATCGCCCGGGATGAGGACCAGGAGCCCATGCCGCTGCACTGGCAGGGCTTCCAGCTCTCCCCGCGCGACGTCACCGCTATGAATCCCCTCACGCCTCCTGCACTGTCCGGACACAACGGCCATACAGAAGAGGAACGTTGA
- a CDS encoding Tat pathway signal sequence domain protein, translated as MMHRHLGKVVAGAAVAATATAVMIGVTLPGSASGKEGSGGGPQGSAAEQGQAARQLPGVVEDAPEQGRTGTGRDPLTDDEMKRAQTLTGGGGFRLSSEDVKGAKGPERLSTDLAELGPDEVGAADAPRRAEVTYYDYKDDTYVTKTVDLGSGKVTGTDTQHGVQPPPNRDEVMEAARLLMDDKLGEGLKKDFKDATGKALTRPDQLTVTGFVYRAGEGNPGPASVGDCGAHRCVRLFTRVVNGPWIDTRQLVIDLSARKVAKLT; from the coding sequence ATGATGCACCGCCACCTGGGCAAGGTGGTGGCCGGCGCCGCCGTGGCCGCCACCGCCACGGCGGTCATGATCGGGGTGACGCTCCCGGGGAGCGCCTCCGGCAAAGAGGGCTCGGGTGGGGGACCCCAGGGCTCGGCGGCGGAGCAGGGCCAGGCGGCCCGGCAGCTGCCCGGTGTGGTGGAGGACGCGCCCGAGCAGGGCCGCACCGGCACCGGCCGCGATCCACTGACCGACGATGAGATGAAGCGCGCCCAGACCCTCACGGGCGGCGGCGGCTTCCGGCTGAGCAGCGAGGACGTCAAGGGCGCGAAGGGCCCCGAGCGGCTCTCCACCGACCTCGCGGAGCTCGGCCCCGACGAGGTGGGGGCCGCCGACGCGCCGCGCCGTGCCGAGGTGACGTATTACGACTACAAGGACGACACCTACGTCACCAAGACGGTCGACCTCGGCAGCGGCAAGGTCACCGGCACCGACACCCAGCACGGGGTCCAGCCGCCGCCCAACCGCGACGAGGTGATGGAGGCCGCGCGGCTGCTGATGGACGACAAGCTGGGCGAGGGGCTGAAGAAGGACTTCAAGGACGCCACCGGCAAGGCGCTGACCCGCCCGGACCAGCTGACCGTCACCGGCTTCGTCTACCGCGCGGGCGAGGGCAACCCCGGTCCGGCCTCGGTCGGGGACTGCGGCGCGCACCGCTGCGTACGGCTGTTCACCCGGGTGGTGAACGGCCCGTGGATCGACACCCGGCAGCTGGTGATCGATCTGAGCGCCCGCAAAGTCGCGAAGCTGACCTGA
- a CDS encoding lytic polysaccharide monooxygenase auxiliary activity family 9 protein, protein MPRQLVALATSARPPGPSRARRSVLLVLLSVLPALGLVFFSSGGASAHGAPMAPGSRTYLCWKYSMSSTGEVKPTNPACKAAYDKSGATPFYNWFAVLRSDGAGRTKGFIPDGKLCSGAATVYDFSGFDVGSEDWPVTHLTAGKSMQFSYNAWAAHPGSFRSYVTKAPIDPTKPLTWNDLEDQPFNTATNPPLSGQVGTVDGKYTWTANLPSGKSGRHVIYTVWTRSDSQETFYSCSDVVFDGGNGEVTVPGSSGGGSDPTDPPGNPPTASCSAAQKVTSTWNGGYQAEVTVTNSGATPISSWMVDWTVPSGQRIDSVWNGKLSATGSSASVTNADWNGSLAAGASTTFGYTGGGGSPDTAAAPICMVH, encoded by the coding sequence ATGCCTCGACAATTAGTGGCTCTCGCCACTTCCGCACGCCCACCAGGCCCTTCCCGTGCGCGCAGGTCCGTACTTCTGGTCCTGCTCTCGGTCCTGCCCGCCCTGGGCCTCGTCTTCTTCTCCTCGGGCGGCGCCTCCGCACACGGTGCGCCGATGGCGCCGGGCAGCCGCACCTACCTCTGCTGGAAGTACAGCATGTCCTCGACCGGTGAGGTCAAGCCGACCAACCCGGCGTGCAAGGCCGCGTACGACAAGAGCGGTGCGACACCCTTCTACAACTGGTTCGCGGTGCTCCGCTCGGACGGCGCGGGCCGCACCAAGGGGTTCATCCCGGACGGCAAGCTGTGCAGCGGCGCGGCCACCGTCTATGACTTCTCCGGGTTCGACGTGGGCAGCGAGGACTGGCCGGTGACCCACCTGACGGCCGGCAAGTCCATGCAGTTCTCGTACAACGCATGGGCCGCGCACCCGGGGTCGTTCCGCAGCTATGTCACCAAGGCCCCGATCGACCCGACCAAGCCGCTCACCTGGAACGACCTGGAGGACCAGCCGTTCAACACGGCGACAAACCCGCCGCTGTCCGGTCAGGTCGGCACGGTCGACGGGAAGTACACCTGGACGGCCAATCTGCCCTCCGGCAAGAGCGGGCGCCACGTCATCTACACCGTATGGACGCGCTCGGACAGCCAGGAGACCTTCTACAGCTGCTCCGACGTGGTCTTCGACGGCGGCAACGGCGAGGTGACGGTTCCCGGCAGCAGTGGCGGCGGCAGCGACCCCACGGACCCGCCGGGCAACCCGCCGACGGCTTCCTGCTCCGCCGCCCAGAAGGTGACCAGCACCTGGAACGGTGGCTATCAGGCCGAGGTGACGGTCACCAACTCCGGTGCCACGCCCATCTCCTCGTGGATGGTCGACTGGACGGTGCCGTCCGGACAGCGGATCGACAGCGTCTGGAACGGCAAGCTGTCCGCCACCGGTTCCTCGGCCTCGGTCACCAACGCCGACTGGAACGGTTCACTGGCCGCCGGGGCGTCGACGACCTTCGGCTATACGGGCGGCGGCGGCTCCCCGGACACGGCGGCCGCGCCGATCTGCATGGTGCACTAG
- a CDS encoding IS110 family transposase gives MAAQAPEDTAGTGQKVFGGVDSHTDTLHVAVISDNGGHLADAEFATTPAGYAAALAFIDAHGQVTAIGVEGTSSYGAGFTRAARSRGHRVIEVNRPDKAERRRIGKSDPIDAYAAARAALSGRASSAPKDDTVTGIRALHNAARSAVKARTAALNQIGSILVCAPEAIRAKYGPLKSTDRADALARQRPAGDAVHTAVLTALRTLARRVKELTAEHEALTKALDTAVTAGNPGLRAAHGVGPDTAAQLLITAGGNPERMRTEASFAALCGAAPVPASSGRTNRHRLSRGGDRAANAALYRIALVRMGSDSRTREYAARQTAAGRTKKEIIRLLKRAIAREVFRCLTTTVNVPEIADLRPLRQSKNITLTAAARHLGVWPNRISDVERGTRRLDDLAHAYRDWLQTA, from the coding sequence ATGGCAGCACAGGCCCCGGAAGACACCGCTGGCACTGGCCAGAAGGTGTTCGGAGGCGTCGACTCCCACACCGACACCCTCCATGTCGCAGTCATCAGCGACAACGGCGGCCACCTAGCCGACGCCGAGTTCGCCACCACACCCGCCGGATACGCCGCGGCCCTGGCCTTCATCGACGCCCACGGCCAGGTGACGGCGATCGGTGTGGAGGGCACATCCTCCTACGGAGCCGGCTTCACTCGTGCCGCCCGCTCGCGCGGGCACCGGGTCATCGAGGTCAACCGCCCAGACAAGGCCGAACGCCGCCGGATCGGCAAGTCCGACCCCATCGACGCCTACGCCGCAGCCCGCGCCGCCCTGTCCGGACGGGCCTCCAGCGCGCCGAAGGACGACACCGTCACCGGCATACGTGCCCTGCACAACGCCGCCCGTTCCGCCGTGAAAGCCCGGACCGCCGCACTCAACCAGATCGGCAGCATCCTCGTCTGTGCCCCCGAGGCCATCCGCGCCAAGTACGGCCCGCTGAAATCAACGGACCGTGCTGATGCCCTTGCCCGGCAGCGGCCGGCCGGAGACGCGGTCCACACCGCGGTCCTGACCGCACTGAGAACCCTTGCCCGGCGCGTCAAGGAGCTGACCGCTGAACATGAAGCCCTGACCAAGGCCCTGGACACCGCGGTCACCGCCGGCAACCCCGGCCTGCGAGCCGCTCACGGAGTTGGCCCCGACACTGCCGCACAACTGCTGATCACGGCAGGCGGCAACCCCGAACGCATGCGGACCGAAGCCTCCTTCGCCGCCCTCTGCGGAGCCGCCCCAGTCCCCGCCTCCAGCGGCAGAACCAACCGCCACCGCCTCTCCCGGGGCGGCGATCGAGCCGCCAACGCCGCCCTCTACCGCATCGCCCTGGTCCGCATGGGCAGCGATTCCCGCACCCGCGAGTACGCCGCACGCCAGACCGCCGCCGGACGCACGAAGAAAGAGATCATCCGGCTGCTGAAACGAGCCATCGCCCGCGAGGTCTTCCGCTGCCTGACCACCACGGTCAACGTTCCCGAGATCGCCGATCTGCGCCCCCTGCGGCAGTCCAAGAACATCACCCTCACCGCCGCCGCACGACACCTCGGAGTCTGGCCGAACAGGATCTCCGACGTCGAACGCGGAACTCGCCGTCTCGACGACCTCGCCCACGCCTACCGCGACTGGCTCCAAACTGCTTGA
- a CDS encoding GNAT family N-acetyltransferase has protein sequence MTDLVIRPLTEDDAHLFHTLRVPPLVGRGCLGHTYATVGQGGEYRPEWTWVALREERVVARAAWWAGPEDTAPIALDWFDFADGEADAAAELLRTAPLRTEYSLLTPPGWRDQPELRAAAQARIDAAVAGGLVPLIERYRYEWTPECGLPERPGRLEFRPEPDDAAIEDALRRIMPDTLDAHDRRAIARGGVDAAVRELMDILAWFPSPREWWRLAYTPEGELVGIQVPARNPGGPCVGYIGVVAEQRGHGYAYDLLVECTHDLVEQGATKIAAATDQPNLPMAAHFARAGYPVTQERIDLI, from the coding sequence ATGACCGATCTGGTCATCCGTCCTCTCACCGAGGACGACGCCCATCTGTTCCACACCCTGCGGGTCCCCCCGCTCGTCGGCCGGGGCTGCCTCGGCCACACCTACGCCACCGTCGGCCAGGGCGGCGAATACCGCCCCGAGTGGACCTGGGTGGCGCTGCGCGAGGAGCGGGTCGTGGCCCGCGCCGCGTGGTGGGCCGGGCCCGAGGACACCGCGCCCATCGCCCTGGACTGGTTCGACTTCGCCGACGGCGAGGCCGACGCCGCCGCCGAACTGCTGCGCACCGCACCGCTGCGCACCGAGTACAGCCTGCTGACCCCGCCCGGCTGGCGCGATCAGCCCGAGCTGCGGGCCGCCGCCCAGGCCCGTATCGACGCCGCCGTGGCGGGCGGGCTCGTCCCTCTGATCGAGCGCTACCGCTATGAGTGGACGCCGGAGTGCGGACTGCCCGAGCGCCCGGGGCGGCTGGAGTTCCGGCCGGAGCCCGATGACGCGGCGATCGAGGACGCGCTGCGCCGCATCATGCCGGACACCCTCGACGCGCACGACCGGCGCGCCATCGCCCGGGGAGGTGTCGATGCCGCGGTGCGGGAACTCATGGACATCCTCGCCTGGTTCCCGTCGCCGCGCGAGTGGTGGCGGCTGGCCTATACGCCCGAAGGGGAGCTGGTCGGCATCCAGGTGCCCGCGCGCAATCCGGGCGGGCCCTGCGTGGGCTACATAGGCGTCGTCGCCGAGCAGCGCGGCCACGGCTACGCGTACGACCTGCTCGTGGAGTGCACCCACGATCTGGTGGAGCAGGGCGCCACGAAGATCGCGGCGGCGACGGACCAGCCCAACCTCCCCATGGCCGCGCACTTCGCCAGGGCGGGGTATCCCGTCACCCAGGAGCGCATCGACCTCATCTGA
- a CDS encoding FadR/GntR family transcriptional regulator, giving the protein MAETARLRHGPVVPRVESALRAMLAEGRWRPGERLPNEVALAAELGVGRSSVREAVRLLAHDGLVEVRHGSGTYAAKPPAPAGEGDMRRLLRRARLREVYEVRRALEVEAARLAAGRLRPEDIGRLRDHLALREERTGGAPAAFVDADLAFHRAVVELSGNAVLLGLFTSVLPVLRAALVEMVSYETALPDVSCAHAELLDGLARGDADAAIAATVSHLEAVMELFDSEKEVAAP; this is encoded by the coding sequence GTGGCGGAGACGGCACGGTTGCGGCACGGGCCCGTGGTGCCGCGGGTCGAGAGCGCCCTGCGCGCGATGCTCGCGGAGGGCCGGTGGCGGCCCGGCGAGCGGCTGCCCAATGAGGTGGCGCTCGCCGCCGAACTGGGCGTGGGCCGCTCCTCGGTGCGGGAGGCCGTGCGGCTGCTGGCCCATGACGGGCTGGTGGAGGTGCGCCATGGCTCGGGCACCTACGCCGCCAAGCCCCCGGCCCCCGCCGGGGAGGGCGATATGCGGCGGCTGCTGCGCCGGGCCCGGCTGCGGGAGGTGTACGAGGTGCGCCGCGCCCTCGAAGTAGAGGCCGCCCGGCTGGCCGCCGGGCGCCTGCGACCGGAGGACATCGGGCGGCTGCGGGACCATCTCGCGCTACGCGAGGAGCGGACCGGAGGGGCTCCGGCCGCCTTCGTGGACGCCGATCTGGCCTTCCACCGGGCCGTGGTGGAGCTGTCCGGGAACGCCGTGCTGCTCGGCCTGTTCACCTCCGTCCTGCCGGTGCTGCGCGCCGCGCTGGTGGAGATGGTCAGCTACGAGACGGCACTGCCCGATGTGTCGTGCGCCCACGCCGAGCTGCTGGACGGGCTGGCACGCGGGGACGCCGACGCCGCGATCGCGGCCACGGTCTCCCACCTCGAGGCCGTCATGGAACTCTTCGACAGCGAAAAGGAGGTGGCGGCCCCGTGA
- the treZ gene encoding malto-oligosyltrehalose trehalohydrolase, whose translation MLFEVWAPHAGRVGLHVDGRDRPMEPDPGREGWWRAEAEAGHGTRYGFALDDGPPLPDPRSRRQPDGPEGLSAVVDHSRFRWEREWFGRPLPGAVLYELHIGTFTHEGTFEAAAERLPHLAALGVTHVELMPVCPFPGTHGWGYDGVAPWAVHEPYGGPEGLARFVDAAHGHGLGVVLDVVHNHLGPSGNHLPAFGPYFTETHHTPWGAAVNLDAPGSDEVRAYFTGSALAWLRDFRLDGLRLDAVHALRDNRARHFLAELSAAVDALAARTGRPLFLIGESDLNDPRTTTPREAGGHGLHAQWNDDFHHALHTFLTGERQGYYADFAAEGPGALVKTLMGGFFHDGTHSTFRGRRHGTPLTPHTTPAHRLLGYAQTHDQVGNRAVGDRLAASLSPGLLACAAAVVLCAPFTPMLFMGEEWGARTPWQYFTDHQDPELAEAVRSGRRREFAAHGWAEGDIPDPQDPATRLRSCLDWREAEREPHRALLDWYRRLIALRRAEPALTDPTWAYTGLSTGSDGCFSFQRGPLRVLLNPGDRPVETWLGPRTGEVTEVVAAWRRIELPGPDGMLRLPPETAAVLRLGPRP comes from the coding sequence GTGCTGTTCGAGGTGTGGGCGCCGCACGCCGGGCGGGTCGGGCTCCATGTGGACGGGCGTGACCGCCCCATGGAGCCCGACCCGGGCCGCGAGGGGTGGTGGCGGGCCGAGGCCGAGGCCGGGCACGGGACGCGGTACGGCTTCGCGCTGGACGACGGCCCGCCGCTCCCCGATCCGCGCTCCCGCCGCCAGCCGGACGGCCCCGAGGGGCTGAGCGCGGTGGTCGACCACTCCCGTTTCCGCTGGGAGCGGGAGTGGTTCGGGCGGCCGCTGCCGGGCGCGGTCCTCTACGAGCTGCACATCGGCACCTTCACCCATGAGGGCACCTTCGAGGCGGCGGCCGAACGGCTGCCGCACCTGGCCGCGTTGGGCGTCACGCATGTGGAGCTGATGCCCGTCTGCCCGTTCCCCGGGACCCATGGCTGGGGGTACGACGGCGTGGCGCCCTGGGCGGTCCACGAGCCGTACGGCGGGCCGGAGGGGCTGGCGCGGTTCGTGGACGCCGCGCACGGGCACGGCCTCGGGGTGGTCCTCGACGTGGTCCACAACCATCTGGGCCCCTCCGGCAACCACCTCCCGGCCTTCGGCCCGTACTTCACCGAAACCCACCACACCCCCTGGGGCGCGGCGGTCAACCTCGACGCGCCCGGCTCCGACGAGGTGCGGGCGTACTTCACCGGCAGCGCGCTCGCCTGGCTGCGCGACTTCCGCCTGGACGGGCTGCGGCTGGACGCGGTGCACGCGCTGCGCGACAACCGGGCCCGGCACTTCCTGGCCGAGCTGTCGGCCGCCGTGGACGCGCTGGCCGCCCGCACCGGCCGCCCACTGTTCCTGATCGGCGAGTCGGATCTCAACGATCCGCGCACCACCACCCCGCGCGAGGCGGGCGGCCACGGGCTGCACGCACAGTGGAACGACGACTTCCATCACGCCCTGCACACCTTTCTCACCGGTGAGCGGCAGGGCTACTACGCCGACTTCGCGGCCGAGGGGCCCGGGGCCCTGGTCAAGACGCTGATGGGCGGCTTCTTCCACGACGGCACCCATTCGACGTTCCGGGGCCGCCGTCACGGCACTCCGCTGACCCCCCACACCACCCCCGCACACCGGCTGCTCGGCTACGCCCAGACCCATGACCAGGTCGGCAACCGGGCGGTCGGCGACCGGCTCGCCGCGAGTCTCTCCCCCGGGCTGCTGGCCTGCGCGGCGGCCGTGGTGCTGTGCGCGCCCTTCACCCCCATGCTCTTCATGGGCGAGGAGTGGGGCGCCCGCACGCCCTGGCAGTACTTCACCGACCACCAGGATCCGGAGCTGGCCGAGGCGGTGCGGTCCGGCCGCCGCCGGGAGTTCGCCGCCCACGGCTGGGCGGAGGGGGACATCCCCGACCCGCAGGACCCGGCGACCCGGCTGCGGTCCTGCCTCGACTGGCGGGAGGCGGAGCGGGAGCCGCACCGGGCGCTGCTCGACTGGTACCGCCGGCTGATCGCGCTGCGCCGCGCCGAACCGGCCCTGACCGACCCCACCTGGGCGTATACGGGTCTGTCCACCGGTTCGGACGGCTGCTTCAGCTTTCAGCGCGGCCCGCTGCGGGTCCTGCTCAACCCGGGCGACCGGCCGGTCGAGACCTGGCTGGGGCCCCGGACCGGCGAGGTCACCGAGGTGGTCGCCGCCTGGCGGCGGATCGAGCTCCCGGGCCCGGACGGCATGCTGAGGCTGCCGCCCGAGACCGCCGCCGTGCTGCGGCTGGGGCCGAGGCCCTGA